The Rhizoctonia solani chromosome 4, complete sequence genome contains a region encoding:
- a CDS encoding Cytochrome C oxidase subunit VIIc, translating into MSLLARSAARQTLALRQNIGRRSVHFENTLNNNTPFSYQNKAAFAFKVTAFLGTGFAIPFIATYYQVSKNKGA; encoded by the exons ATGTCTTTGCTCGCTCGCTCGGCCGCTCGCCAAACATTGGCGCTTCGTCAGAACATCGGACGCCGTTCTGTGCACTTTG AAAATACGCTTAACAAT AACACTCCGTTCTCCTATCAGAACAAGGCCGCATTTGCTTTCAAGGTCACTGCGTTCCTGGGCACCGGCTTCGCCATTCCCTTCATTGCTACCTACTACCAAGT ATCGAAGAACAAGGGTGCCTGA